A single Polynucleobacter acidiphobus DNA region contains:
- the rpsS gene encoding 30S ribosomal protein S19, whose protein sequence is MTRSAKKGPFCDASLVKKVETAQANKDKKPIKTWSRRSTILPDFIGLTIAVHNGKQHVPVYVSENMVGHKLGEFALTRTFKGHSADKKVVKK, encoded by the coding sequence ATGACTCGTTCTGCGAAAAAAGGTCCTTTCTGCGATGCTAGCCTTGTAAAAAAGGTTGAGACCGCTCAGGCCAATAAAGATAAGAAGCCAATTAAGACATGGTCACGTCGTTCGACCATTCTTCCTGACTTCATTGGATTAACCATTGCTGTTCACAACGGTAAACAGCACGTTCCAGTCTATGTTTCTGAAAACATGGTTGGACACAAGCTTGGTGAGTTTGCTTTGACACGCACGTTCAAAGGACACTCTGCCGACAAGAAAGTAGTGAAGAAGTAA